TTAACAACGGGAGCTAATAATAACATGCCTGATTTTGCGATTAGAGATTTATTCACTTCATCAACTAACAAATCTTTTAGAGCCTTCATTATTCCTTCTCCGAGTTTGAGCGCGATATTTCCTGTGAATCCGTCGCAAACAATAACGTCCGCGCTGCCTCTGACAATATCATTGCCTTCAATATAGCCCTGAAAGTTTAAATTTTCTTTCTGAGTGATTAACTCTCTCGCGCCTAAAACTGTATCATCGCCCTTGATTTCTTCAGTACCATTTGAAAGCAGTCTTATATCAGGATTTGTCACGCCTAAAATTTTATGTGAATAAATATTGCCCATTAATGCGAATTGCAATAAATTTTCAGGTTTACATCTGACAGTCGCTCCCACGTCAAGCATGAAAGAAATTTTTTCGACTGAAGGAATCGGCACTCCTAAAGCAGGCCTGTCAATTCCGGGTAAACGTCCGACAACTAAGACTCCGCCGGAAACAATTGCGCCTGTACTTCCTGCACTGACACATCCCTGAGCATCGCCGCTTTTTACCATTTCCATAGCGACTCTCATGCTTGAGTCTTTCTTTTTCCTGATAGCATTTGCCGGGTGTTCGTCGGGGTCAATAATTTCGCTGGCCTGTTGAATATGAATTCTTGAATGAGGCTCAAGACAGGATTTAATTTTTTCAGTGTCGCCCGTTAAAATTATCTCGATGTCTTGAAATTCTTGACAGGCTTTGACTGCTCCGGCGCAAATTTCTGCGGGTGCGTTGTCTCCTCCCATTGCGTCAACTGCGATTGTAATATTACTCAATTTTTCACCTTCTTTGCGTTTATGATTCGGGAATTTCTACGATAAATCGGCCTACAAAGATTTCTTTATCGCCGACTTTAGTTCTTACACTGACAATTTTTTTGCCTTCGTGATTGACTCCGACTTTTGCACGAGCTACGAGAATATCACCGACTTTAGCATGTCCCTTGTATTCGCCCCGCATTGAGTCAATTATTACTCCTGCAGCCTGAATAACTTCAAGAGCTATAGAACTTGCCTGCGAGTAAATATAATTGTCGCTGATAATATCCGTGAATTTTACGGCCATTTCTCGTGCGGTCTTGAGAACAGATAAAGCCCACTTGTTAGGTTCGAGTTCTAAGAGTTCGCCTATTACTT
This genomic interval from Synergistaceae bacterium contains the following:
- the plsX gene encoding phosphate acyltransferase PlsX, which encodes MTIAVDAMGGDNAPAEICAGAVKACQEFQDIEIILTGDTEKIKSCLEPHSRIHIQQASEIIDPDEHPANAIRKKKDSSMRVAMEMVKSGDAQGCVSAGSTGAIVSGGVLVVGRLPGIDRPALGVPIPSVEKISFMLDVGATVRCKPENLLQFALMGNIYSHKILGVTNPDIRLLSNGTEEIKGDDTVLGARELITQKENLNFQGYIEGNDIVRGSADVIVCDGFTGNIALKLGEGIMKALKDLLVDEVNKSLIAKSGMLLLAPVVKRLWARFNYEKYGGSPLLGVKGAVIKAHGRSKSPAVLSAISAARNFINENAAELISNEI
- the fapR gene encoding transcription factor FapR translates to MLNYKHDRQARQEKLAELIKSNPMITDSELASNLNVSVSTVRLDRALMGVPELRERIKTMAESAINKLQSLNPGEVIGELLELEPNKWALSVLKTAREMAVKFTDIISDNYIYSQASSIALEVIQAAGVIIDSMRGEYKGHAKVGDILVARAKVGVNHEGKKIVSVRTKVGDKEIFVGRFIVEIPES